The region GGTATTGAGTTATTAGGCGCAACACCGTTTCGCCACAAAATAGGCACTGCGCCGACAGGTGATGTGGCGACCGTTCACCATTTGCCGCCAACGTTAATGGCGCAGTGGTATTTCGGTGATTCCAGCAGCAAACTGCGCCCTTATGTTGGGGTGGGTGTTAACTACACGACATTCTTCGATGAAGATTTTAACAGTAATGGGAAGGATCAAGGGTTATCCGACCTGAGCCTGAAAGATTCCTGGGGTGCGGCAGGCCAGGTAGGTATGGATTACCTGATTAACCGTGACTGGTTAATTAACATGTCAGTGTGGTACATGGATATCGACACTACCGCGAGCTACAAACTGGCCGGCGCGCAGCAGCATGACAGCGTACGCCTCGATCCGTGGGTATTTATGTTCTCTGCGGGTTATCGCTTCTAATCTCTTCAGCAAAACCTCAGCAACATTTTCTGCAAAACTGGTCATCAAATGGCCAGTTTTTTTTATTTTCTGCCTGTATAACTGTCGTTACTCACGATGACTTTGCGGCTATATCCCGGAAAACCTGCGTGACCATCCCCGCCTTGATCTGTCCTTAATAAAATACTACTGTATATAAATACAGTTATCATAAAGGCAGATCATCATGTTGTTTTTCCAGCCTACGCAACGCCGGGAAATTGAAACCATCCCGCTCTTCAGTGACCGGGTTCCCTGCGGTTTTCCCTCGCCAGCTCAGGACTATGTTGAGAAACGAATCGACCTGAATGAGTTATTAATCCGGCATCCCTGTGCAACGTATTTTGTAAAATCGTCTGGCGATTCCATGATTGGCGCAGGGATAAGCGATGGCGATCTGTTGGTTGTCGACAGTTCCAGAAAAGCCGTCCATGGGGATATTGTGATTGCTGCCGTTGACGGCGAATTCACGGTTAAACGTCTGCAGCTCCACCCGACGGTAATGCTGAAACCGGAGAACAGGGCCTGTTCGCCCATCATGCTGAGTTCTGAGGACACACTGGATATATTTGGTGTGGTGACATTTATCGTAAAAGCGACGACCTGATTATGTTTGCACTGGTTGATGTGAACTCGTTTTATGCCAGCTGTGAATTGATATTCCGTCCCGACCTGAAGGGAAGGCCGGTTGTTGTGCTTTCAAACAACGATGGCTGCGTCATCTCCCGAAACGATGAGGCTAAAGCCGTCGGGGTTAAGATGGGCGCACCGTATTTTAAACAAAAGGATGTGTTTCGCCGCTACAGTGTGGTGTGTTTCAGCAGTAACTATGAGCTCTACGCGGACATGAGTCACCGGGTGATGACGACGCTGGAAGCATTGTCTCCCCGCGTGGAGATGTACAGCATTGATGAGGCATTCTGCGACCTGACAGGTGTAAGAAATTGCCGTGATCTGACCGACTTTGGCAGGGAAATTCGAGAAACGCTACGACAACGTACTCATCTGCTGGTGGGAGTGGGTATTGCACAGACCAAAACGCTGGCAAAACTGGCTAATCATGCGGCAAAAAAATGGCCCCAGCAGACGGGCGGTGTGGTGAATTTATCGAATATTGAGCGCCAGCGTAAACTCATGGCGGCATTTCCGGTTGAAGAGGTCTGGGGGGTGGGACGCCGTCTCAGCAAAAAGCTGGAGGCTATGGGAATCAATACTGTATTGGATCTGGCGGATACTGATATCCGTTTTATCCGCAAGCACTTCAATGTGGTACTCGAAAGAACGGTGCGTGAATTGCGTGGTGAACCTTGTCTGGCGCTGGAAGAGTTCGCACCTGACAAACAGGAGATTCTCTGCTCCCGCTCGTTTGGGGAAAGAATTACCCGGTATGAGGATATGCGGCAGGCCATCTGCAGTTATGCGTCAAGGGCAGCGGAAAGACTGCGCGTAGAGCATCAGTATTGCCGGTTCATACTGGCTTTTGTCAAAACATCTCCGTTTGTACCCAATGAACCGTATTACGGTAACAGTGCGTCGGTGAAGTTGCTCACGCCAACTCAGGACAGCCGGGATATCATTGCTGCGGCAACCCGAAGCCTGGACGCCATCTGGAAAGAGGGGCATCGCTATCAGAAAGCGGGCGTCATGTTGGGTGATTTTTTCAGTCAGGGTGTGGCTCAGCTCAATCTGTTTGATGATAATGCACCGCGTCCGGGCAGTGAGAAGCTGATGGATGTGCTGGATCGTCTGAATGCTAAAGATGGCAGGGGAACGCTGTATTTCGCCGGGCAGGGCATCCAGCAGCCGTGGCAGATGAAGCGTGAAATGCTCTCCCCACGCTACACCACCCGATACACCGATCTGCTTCGAGTCCGTTAAGGGCGAGAGAAAAGTCCGGTGAATCATAACCAGACAGCTACGCTTATAGAGGTATCCAATATCGGGAGGGGTTATGCTAACTCATTCTGAAGCAAAACGATGGGCCAGCGTCATGCTTAAAGCCGCATTATGTGATGGCATGAAACACGAAGAAATTTCCCGGCAAGTGCATCTTGTGTGTGATCATCATGGAAAGGAGTGCCTTGAAGCGCTCATAGAGGAAATTCTGGTCGAGGCGGGTCGAATAGGGCCTAAACATAGCGACGGACAACTGAGACAGCATTGAGTCTGTGCAGGGGGAACAGAGCAAGAGGAAATCGACGCGGTATTAACAGAGCTCCCACTCTGGCCCCTGAATTTTCACCTCCCCAATGCCTTGCATAACGGGGGAATGTGAACGTATCAGCGGATGCCGCGCCGCTCACGGTGATCGTCTTCGCCTCTTTTATGTTCTGTTCTTCCCATCCTGCCTTTTCACTCCTTGAGGTAATGCTACGCTTTAAGCAAACCGGCATTGAGGGCATTGACGATGGAGTTGACCCGCCAGCT is a window of Citrobacter sp. Marseille-Q6884 DNA encoding:
- the ompW gene encoding outer membrane protein OmpW, whose amino-acid sequence is MKKLTVAALALSTLLSGSVYAHEAGEFFIRAGSATVRPTEGAGGTLGSLGGFNVSNNTQLGLTFTYMATDNIGIELLGATPFRHKIGTAPTGDVATVHHLPPTLMAQWYFGDSSSKLRPYVGVGVNYTTFFDEDFNSNGKDQGLSDLSLKDSWGAAGQVGMDYLINRDWLINMSVWYMDIDTTASYKLAGAQQHDSVRLDPWVFMFSAGYRF
- a CDS encoding translesion error-prone DNA polymerase V autoproteolytic subunit yields the protein MLFFQPTQRREIETIPLFSDRVPCGFPSPAQDYVEKRIDLNELLIRHPCATYFVKSSGDSMIGAGISDGDLLVVDSSRKAVHGDIVIAAVDGEFTVKRLQLHPTVMLKPENRACSPIMLSSEDTLDIFGVVTFIVKATT
- a CDS encoding Y-family DNA polymerase, which codes for MFALVDVNSFYASCELIFRPDLKGRPVVVLSNNDGCVISRNDEAKAVGVKMGAPYFKQKDVFRRYSVVCFSSNYELYADMSHRVMTTLEALSPRVEMYSIDEAFCDLTGVRNCRDLTDFGREIRETLRQRTHLLVGVGIAQTKTLAKLANHAAKKWPQQTGGVVNLSNIERQRKLMAAFPVEEVWGVGRRLSKKLEAMGINTVLDLADTDIRFIRKHFNVVLERTVRELRGEPCLALEEFAPDKQEILCSRSFGERITRYEDMRQAICSYASRAAERLRVEHQYCRFILAFVKTSPFVPNEPYYGNSASVKLLTPTQDSRDIIAAATRSLDAIWKEGHRYQKAGVMLGDFFSQGVAQLNLFDDNAPRPGSEKLMDVLDRLNAKDGRGTLYFAGQGIQQPWQMKREMLSPRYTTRYTDLLRVR